The Mustela nigripes isolate SB6536 chromosome 4, MUSNIG.SB6536, whole genome shotgun sequence genome includes a window with the following:
- the LOC132016191 gene encoding oocyte zinc finger protein XlCOF6-like isoform X1, with the protein MNKPQGSLSFGDVTVDFSQEEWQHLDPAQRTLYRDVMLENYHNFVSVGYPIKKPDVIFKLEEGKEPWILEEEFLYQNYPEDSRDYYVAERIQKNKDKYLPQVLFNNKKVTLEKVYALRKSSNKSTDFIPSRKIPCKHDLHGMNLKNILVSIGSNRYSSRRRPHMLNVYEQLLDIKQEKPHTQESSHENNQYEKALGHKNGIIQHINTQSSEKTLKYDDGKSLGKKTTIIPHRQIDTGEKLCEYNGHGETCERSSLLECHGVSFEMKQCKGNQIENNFSRMSHVTQVQKKKRCEGLFKCSECGKTFNYKSNLTVHQKTHMGEKTHEFNSCGKTRPKSPLTDHQLAHIGEKLYKCSECGKSFCKKSSLTRHEETYTGRKPHECNDCGKTFCKKSAFTQHQRTHTGEKHFQHNECSKTFHRQSDIKVHQRIYTGEKRFQCNECGKTFHWQSDIKLHQRIHTGEKPFQCSKCGKTFYRQADVNAHQRIHTGEKRFQCNECGKTFYWQSDVHAHQRTHTGEKPFRCNECGKSFHRQSDVNVHQRTHTGERRFQCKECGKTFYRQSDVNAHQRIHTGQKPFQCNECGKTFYRQSDVNVHQRTHTGEKRFRCNECGKTFYRQSEVNVHQRTHTGEKPFQCNECGKTFYRQSDVNAHQRIHTGEKPYKCNECGKSFYEKSSLTRHERTHTGEKPYECNECRRTFCQKSALTQHQRTHTGDRPFRCNVCGKTYRHLSAINVHQRIHTGEKPFQCHECEKSFLTKSTLINHQRTHTGEKPFECNECGKSFRHKSTLTTHLRIHSGEKPYKCCECGKTFGRKSALTNHQGIHLG; encoded by the exons atgaacaaaccCCAG GGGTCACTGTCATTTGGAGATGTGACTGTGGACTTCTCCCAGGAAGAGTGGCAGCACCTGGACCCTGCTCAGAGGACCCTGTACAGggatgtgatgctggagaactacCACAACTTTGTCTCAGTGG gGTATCCCATTAAAAAGCCAGATGTGATCTTCAAgttggaagaaggaaaggagccaTGGATATTAGAGGAAGAATTTCTATACCAGAACTACCCAG aagacaGCAGAGATTATTACGTAGCAGAGAgaatccagaaaaacaaagacaaatacttgCCGCAAGTtttattcaacaacaaaaaagtgaccTTAGAGAAAGTTTATGCTTTAAGGAAATCATCTAATAAAAGTACAGATTTTATTCCTTCAAGAAAAATACCCTGTAAACATGACTTACATggaatgaatttgaaaaatattttagtatcaATTGGTAGTAATAGATATTCTTCAAGGAGAAGGCCTCACATGTTAAATGTGTATGAGCAGTTACTTGATATAAAGCAGGAAAAACCTCATACTCAAGAGAGTTCTCATGAAAATAATCAATATGAGAAAGCCCTTGGTCATAAGAATGGTATTATTCAGCATATAAATACACAGTCTTCAGAGAAGACATTAAAATATGATGATGGAAAATCCTTAGGAAAAAAGACCACAATAATTCCACACAGGCAAATTGACACAGGAGAGAAACTCTGTGAATATAATGGACATGGAGAAACCTGTGAGAGGTCATCTCTTTTGGAATGTCATGGAGTTTCCTTTGAAATGAAACAATGCAAAGGCAatcaaattgaaaataatttcagcaGGATGTCACATGTTACtcaagttcagaaaaaaaagagatgtgaGGGTCTATTCAAATGTAGTGAATGTGGGAAAACATTCAACTACAAGTCAAACCTCACAGTGCATCAGAAAACACATATGGGAGAGAAAACCCATGAATTTAATTCATGTGGGAAAACGAGACCTAAGTCACCCCTCACAGACCATCAGTTAGCACATATAGGGGAGAAACTTTATAAATGTAGTGAATGTGGGAAGTCCTTTTGCAAGAAGTCATCTCTTACTCGACATGAGGAAACATACACAGGGAGGAAACCCCATGAATGCAATGATTGTGGAAAAACTTTCTGCAAGAAGTCAGCCTTCACTCAACATCAGAGAACTCATACAGGAGAGAAGCACTTCCAACATAATGAATGCAGTAAGACCTTCCATCGCCAGTCAGACATTAAGGTACATCAGAGAATTTACACAGGAGAGAAACGCTTCCAATGTAATGAATGTGGCAAGACTTTCCATTGGCAGTCAGACATTAAGctacatcagagaattcatacaggagagaaacccttTCAGTGTAGCAAATGTGGTAAAACTTTCTATCGGCAGGCAGATGTTAATgcacatcagagaattcacacgGGAGAGAAACGCTTTCAATGTAATGAATGTGGTAAGACTTTTTATTGGCAATCAGACGTTCATGCACATCAAAGAACTCACACAGGAGAAAAACCCTTTCGGTGTAATGAATGTGGTAAATCTTTCCATCGGCAGTCGGATGTTAATGTTcatcagagaactcacacaggagagaGACGCTTTCAATGTAAGGAATGTGGTAAAACTTTCTATCGTCAGTCAGATGTTAATGCACATCAGAGGATTCACACAGGACAGAAACCCTTTCAATGTAATGAATGTGGTAAAACTTTCTATCGTCAGTCAGACGTTAATGTGcatcagagaactcacacaggagagaaacgcTTTCGATGTAATGAATGTGGTAAAACTTTCTATCGGCAGTCAGAAGTTAATGTTcatcagagaactcacacaggagagaagccctTTCAATGTAATGAGTGTGGTAAAACTTTTTATCGGCAGTCAGATGTTAATgcacatcagagaattcacacaggagagaaaccttataaatgtaatgaatgtgggaaatcctttTATGAGAAATCATCCCTCACTCGACATGAGAGAACTCACACAGGGGAAAAGCCCTATGAATGTAATGAATGTCGGAGAACCTTCTGCCAGAAGTCAGCCCTCACTCaacatcagagaactcacacaggagaTAGACCCTTTCGATGTAATGTATGTGGTAAAACTTACCGTCATCTGTCAGCCATTAATgtacatcagagaattcacacaggagagaagccctTTCAGTGTCATGAATGTGAGAAATCTTTTCTTACAAAGTCGACTCTTATTAATcatcagagaactcacacaggagaAAAACCCTTTGAATGTAACGAGTGTGGGAAGAGTTTTCGTCATAAATCTACCCTCACTACCCATCTGAGAATTCACTcaggagagaaaccttataaatGCTGTGAATGTGGAAAAACTTTTGGCCGGAAATCAGCCCTTACTAATCATCAAGGAATTCACCTAGGGTAG
- the LOC132016191 gene encoding zinc finger protein 658B-like isoform X2, translating into MNKPQGSLSFGDVTVDFSQEEWQHLDPAQRTLYRDVMLENYHNFVSVGYPIKKPDVIFKLEEGKEPWILEEEFLYQNYPEDSRDYYVAERIQKNKDKYLPQVLFNNKKVTLEKVYALRKSSNKSTDFIPSRKIPCKHDLHGMNLKNILVSIGSNRYSSRRRPHMLNVYEQLLDIKQEKPHTQESSHENNQYEKALGHKNGIIQHINTQSSEKTLKYDDGKSLGKKTTIIPHRQIDTGEKLCEYNGHGETCERSSLLECHGVSFEMKQCKGNQIENNFSRMSHVTQVQKKKRCEGLFKCSECGKTFNYKSNLTVHQKTHMGEKTHEFNSCGKTRPKSPLTDHQLAHIGEKLYKCSECGKSFCKKSSLTRHEETYTGRKPHECNDCGKTFCKKSAFTQHQRTHTGEKHFQHNECSKTFHRQSDIKVHQRIYTGEKRFQCNECGKTFHWQSDIKLHQRIHTGEKPFQCSKCGKTFYRQADVNAHQRIHTGEKRFQCNECGKTFYWQSDVHAHQRTHTGEKPFRCNECGKSFHRQSDVNVHQRTHTGERRFQCKECGKTFYRQSDVNAHQRIHTGQKPFQCNECGKTFYRQSDVNVHQRTHTGEKRFRCNECGKTFYRQSEVNVHQRTHTGEKPFQCNECGKTFYRQSDVNAHQRIHTGEKPYKCNECGKSFYEKSSLTRHERTHTGEKPYECNECRRTFCQKSALTQHQRTHTGDRPFRCNVCGKTYRHLSAINVHQRIHTGEKPFQCHECEKSFLTKSTLINHQRTHTGEKPFECNECGKSFRHKSTLTTHLRIHSGEKPYKCCECGKTFGRKSALTNHQGIHLGTHTGEKTYECHECGKTFNQKSAHTRHQRTHTGEKSCECPECGKTFYKNSDLIKHQRIHTGEKPFECQECGKSFSEKSTLTQHRRTHTGEKPYECHECGKAFSFKSVLTVHQKTHTGEKPYECYECRKAFLRKSDLIKHQRTHTGEKPYECNECGKSFSEKSTLTKHLRTHTGEKPYECIECGKFFCYYSGFTEHQRRHTGEKPFGCTECGKNFRQKSALIVHQRTHIRQKPYECNECGKSFCVKSKLIAHHRTHTGEKPYQCNVCRKSFYVKSKLTVHQRTHLGRNPINVINEGSHSG; encoded by the exons atgaacaaaccCCAG GGGTCACTGTCATTTGGAGATGTGACTGTGGACTTCTCCCAGGAAGAGTGGCAGCACCTGGACCCTGCTCAGAGGACCCTGTACAGggatgtgatgctggagaactacCACAACTTTGTCTCAGTGG gGTATCCCATTAAAAAGCCAGATGTGATCTTCAAgttggaagaaggaaaggagccaTGGATATTAGAGGAAGAATTTCTATACCAGAACTACCCAG aagacaGCAGAGATTATTACGTAGCAGAGAgaatccagaaaaacaaagacaaatacttgCCGCAAGTtttattcaacaacaaaaaagtgaccTTAGAGAAAGTTTATGCTTTAAGGAAATCATCTAATAAAAGTACAGATTTTATTCCTTCAAGAAAAATACCCTGTAAACATGACTTACATggaatgaatttgaaaaatattttagtatcaATTGGTAGTAATAGATATTCTTCAAGGAGAAGGCCTCACATGTTAAATGTGTATGAGCAGTTACTTGATATAAAGCAGGAAAAACCTCATACTCAAGAGAGTTCTCATGAAAATAATCAATATGAGAAAGCCCTTGGTCATAAGAATGGTATTATTCAGCATATAAATACACAGTCTTCAGAGAAGACATTAAAATATGATGATGGAAAATCCTTAGGAAAAAAGACCACAATAATTCCACACAGGCAAATTGACACAGGAGAGAAACTCTGTGAATATAATGGACATGGAGAAACCTGTGAGAGGTCATCTCTTTTGGAATGTCATGGAGTTTCCTTTGAAATGAAACAATGCAAAGGCAatcaaattgaaaataatttcagcaGGATGTCACATGTTACtcaagttcagaaaaaaaagagatgtgaGGGTCTATTCAAATGTAGTGAATGTGGGAAAACATTCAACTACAAGTCAAACCTCACAGTGCATCAGAAAACACATATGGGAGAGAAAACCCATGAATTTAATTCATGTGGGAAAACGAGACCTAAGTCACCCCTCACAGACCATCAGTTAGCACATATAGGGGAGAAACTTTATAAATGTAGTGAATGTGGGAAGTCCTTTTGCAAGAAGTCATCTCTTACTCGACATGAGGAAACATACACAGGGAGGAAACCCCATGAATGCAATGATTGTGGAAAAACTTTCTGCAAGAAGTCAGCCTTCACTCAACATCAGAGAACTCATACAGGAGAGAAGCACTTCCAACATAATGAATGCAGTAAGACCTTCCATCGCCAGTCAGACATTAAGGTACATCAGAGAATTTACACAGGAGAGAAACGCTTCCAATGTAATGAATGTGGCAAGACTTTCCATTGGCAGTCAGACATTAAGctacatcagagaattcatacaggagagaaacccttTCAGTGTAGCAAATGTGGTAAAACTTTCTATCGGCAGGCAGATGTTAATgcacatcagagaattcacacgGGAGAGAAACGCTTTCAATGTAATGAATGTGGTAAGACTTTTTATTGGCAATCAGACGTTCATGCACATCAAAGAACTCACACAGGAGAAAAACCCTTTCGGTGTAATGAATGTGGTAAATCTTTCCATCGGCAGTCGGATGTTAATGTTcatcagagaactcacacaggagagaGACGCTTTCAATGTAAGGAATGTGGTAAAACTTTCTATCGTCAGTCAGATGTTAATGCACATCAGAGGATTCACACAGGACAGAAACCCTTTCAATGTAATGAATGTGGTAAAACTTTCTATCGTCAGTCAGACGTTAATGTGcatcagagaactcacacaggagagaaacgcTTTCGATGTAATGAATGTGGTAAAACTTTCTATCGGCAGTCAGAAGTTAATGTTcatcagagaactcacacaggagagaagccctTTCAATGTAATGAGTGTGGTAAAACTTTTTATCGGCAGTCAGATGTTAATgcacatcagagaattcacacaggagagaaaccttataaatgtaatgaatgtgggaaatcctttTATGAGAAATCATCCCTCACTCGACATGAGAGAACTCACACAGGGGAAAAGCCCTATGAATGTAATGAATGTCGGAGAACCTTCTGCCAGAAGTCAGCCCTCACTCaacatcagagaactcacacaggagaTAGACCCTTTCGATGTAATGTATGTGGTAAAACTTACCGTCATCTGTCAGCCATTAATgtacatcagagaattcacacaggagagaagccctTTCAGTGTCATGAATGTGAGAAATCTTTTCTTACAAAGTCGACTCTTATTAATcatcagagaactcacacaggagaAAAACCCTTTGAATGTAACGAGTGTGGGAAGAGTTTTCGTCATAAATCTACCCTCACTACCCATCTGAGAATTCACTcaggagagaaaccttataaatGCTGTGAATGTGGAAAAACTTTTGGCCGGAAATCAGCCCTTACTAATCATCAAGGAATTCACCTAGG aacacacacaggagaaaaaaCTTATGAATGTCATGAATGTGGAAAAACCTTCAACCAGAAGTCAGCCCACACAAGACATCAGAGAACGCACACAGGGGAAAAATCTTGTGAATGTCCTGAATGTGGGAAAACTTTCTACAAGAATTCAGACCTCATTAAACACCAGAGAATTCACACAGGGGAGAAACCTTTTGAATGTCAGGAATGTGGGAAATCCTTCAGTGAAAAGTCTACTCTTACTCAACATCGGAGAACACACACAGGGGAGAAACCATATGAATGtcatgaatgtgggaaagccttctcATTTAAGTCTGTCCTTACTGTACATCAAAAAACACACACGGGGGAGAAGCCCTATGAGTGTTATGAATGTAGGAAGGCCTTTCTCAGAAAATCAGACCTCATTAAACATCAAAGAACTCACACAGGGGAAAAACCTTAcgaatgtaatgaatgtggaaaaTCCTTCTCTGAGAAGTCAACTCTCACCAAGCATCTAAGAACTCACACAggtgagaaaccctatgaatgtattGAATGTGGAAAATTTTTTTGCTACTACTCGGGTTTCACAGAACATCAGAGAAGACACACAGGGGAGAAACCTTTTGGGTGTACTGAATGTGGGAAAAATTTCCGTCAGAAGTCAGCCCTAATTGTCCACCAGAGGACTCACATAAGAcagaaaccttatgaatgtaatgaatgtggaaaaTCATTCTGTGTAAAGTCAAAACTCATTGCACATCATAGAACACATACGGGGGAAAAACCCTATCAATGCAATGTTTGTAGAAAATCATTCTATGTGAAGTCTAAACTTACTGTACATCAACGAACACATTTGGggagaaaccctataaatgtaataaatgaggGAAGTCACTCTGGGTGA